ATCCGCCGCATCAACCTGCCCGAGATGAGCTCGGAAGAAGTCGGCACTATGATTACCTCGGTCATGAACGACCACCAGCGTAAGCTCTATCAACAGGATTTTGAAGTCGATTTCTCATTTGAGCTGCCTAATGTTGCCCGTTTCCGCGTCAACGCCTTTATGACCGAACGCGGCCCAGCCGCCGTATTCCGTACCATTCCGAGCACCGTCCTAACGCTGGAAGAATTGCGTGCGCCGCGCATTTTCCAAAAAATTGCCGAAAATCCGCGCGGTTTGGTCTTGGTAACCGGCCCGACCGGTTCGGGTAAATCCACCACGCTGGCGGCGATGGTCAACTACATCAACGAAACCCAACCAGCCCACATTCTGACCATCGAAGACCCGATTGAGTTCGTCCACCAAAGCAAAAAGGCGCTCATCAACCAACGCGAGCTGCATCAGCACACCCACAGCTTTACCAACGCCCTGCGTTCCGCTCTGCGCGAAGACCCAGACGTGATTTTGATCGGTGAGATGCGCGACCCTGAAACCATCTCCCTCGCCCTGACCGCCGCCGAAACCGGCCACTTGGTTTTCGGCACGCTGCACACAACCGGCGCCGCTAAAACCATCGACCGTATTGTCGACGTATTCCCAGCTGGAGAAAAAGAAATCGTGCGCTCCATGTTGTCCGAATCCTTGCGCGCCATCATTTCCCAAACCCTGCTGAAAACCCGCGACGGCAACGGCCGCGTCGCCGCACACGAAATCCTGATTTCCACACCGGCCGTACGCAACCTCATCCGCGAGAACAAAATCGCCCAAATCAACGCCGCCCTCCAAACCGGTCAGGCCCACGGTATGCAAACCCTCGATCAAGCCCTGCAAACCCTTGTCCGCCAAGGCACCATCAGCCCCGAGCTGGCACGCAGCAAGGCGCAAAACATCGAAAATCTCTCTATTTTCTAAACCATACTCAGGCCGTCTGAACCCCATCATCCCGTTTTCAGACGGTCTTTGAGCCTGACCGAATACCCGTTTTAAAGAGAATCATCATGAGCGACCTCGCCCCTCTACACGACCTGTTAAGCGAAATGGTGCAAGCCTACTCACAAAAAAACCAAGCACCGCACATCCCCACCCCGGCCGAAATCGGCACGCATCTTCATCCCCTGCTCGACCGCATGTGTGAAGAGGCCGAAAAACGCAACGCCTCCGACATCTTCATCAGCGCAGGCTTTCCCCCTGCCATCAAAGTCGGCGGCACCCTCACGCCCATGCCCCACAAAGCGCTGACCGGCGCGGACACCGCCGCCATCGCCGAATCCACCATGAACCCCGACCAGCTCGAAGCCTTCAATCGCGACTGGGAAATCAACTATTCCGTCCAATCGCGCAGCAACACGCGCTACCGCGTCAACGCCTACCACGAGCAAGGCCGCGTCGGCATGGTATTGCGCCGCATCAGCCAAGACATTCCCGAGATGAAGACCCTCGGTTTGCCCGAAAAACTCCAAGAGCTTGCCCTTGCACCGCGCGGCCTGCTGATCCTCGCCGGCCCGACCGGTTCGGGTAAGTCCACCACCATGGCCTCCATGCTCAACTACCGCAACCAAAAGCTGCCCGGCCATATCGTTACCATCGAAGACCCCATCGAGTTTATCTACAAGCCTTGCCGCAGCATCTTCACCCAGCGCGAAATCGGCATCGATACCGACAACTGGAAAATCGCCGTTCAAAGCGCCATGCGTCAAGCACCCGACGTCGTCTGTATCGGTGAAGTCCGCAGCGAAGAAAGCATGGAATACGCCCTCCAACTGGCTCAAACCGGCCATCTGTGCGTTTTCACCATCCATGCCAGCACGGCTTCCCAAACCATCGAGCGCATCATCAACTTCTATCCGGAAGACCGCCGCCAACAGGTTTTGATGGATTTGGCGTTAAACCTC
This region of Neisseria subflava genomic DNA includes:
- a CDS encoding type IV pilus twitching motility protein PilT; this translates as MQITDLLAFGVKNKASDLHLSSGISPMIRVHGDIRRINLPEMSSEEVGTMITSVMNDHQRKLYQQDFEVDFSFELPNVARFRVNAFMTERGPAAVFRTIPSTVLTLEELRAPRIFQKIAENPRGLVLVTGPTGSGKSTTLAAMVNYINETQPAHILTIEDPIEFVHQSKKALINQRELHQHTHSFTNALRSALREDPDVILIGEMRDPETISLALTAAETGHLVFGTLHTTGAAKTIDRIVDVFPAGEKEIVRSMLSESLRAIISQTLLKTRDGNGRVAAHEILISTPAVRNLIRENKIAQINAALQTGQAHGMQTLDQALQTLVRQGTISPELARSKAQNIENLSIF
- a CDS encoding PilT/PilU family type 4a pilus ATPase — translated: MSDLAPLHDLLSEMVQAYSQKNQAPHIPTPAEIGTHLHPLLDRMCEEAEKRNASDIFISAGFPPAIKVGGTLTPMPHKALTGADTAAIAESTMNPDQLEAFNRDWEINYSVQSRSNTRYRVNAYHEQGRVGMVLRRISQDIPEMKTLGLPEKLQELALAPRGLLILAGPTGSGKSTTMASMLNYRNQKLPGHIVTIEDPIEFIYKPCRSIFTQREIGIDTDNWKIAVQSAMRQAPDVVCIGEVRSEESMEYALQLAQTGHLCVFTIHASTASQTIERIINFYPEDRRQQVLMDLALNLVGIIGQRLTIKKNRQRTAVTDLLLNTPAMQDLIFKGELLEIRDLMARSGSNGMQTFDQNLFTLYAQGQIELSEALRQAVSANDLRLRIQMHDEGNNTERLYDRISDLNLMT